One Pseudomonas sp. MH9.2 DNA segment encodes these proteins:
- a CDS encoding transporter substrate-binding domain-containing protein, with the protein MTSVTRFFAAAAVASAVFVTTGAAWAGATLDRIHESKVMKVATAANWPPQSFLGDDNALKGFDIDVATEIGHRLGAKVTFVTPEWGIITAGRWSGRWDISVGSMTPTTERARVLDFPAIYYYTPYVFAVHKDAAGTKVADLNGKVIGVEAGTTSEDYINRRLKIDAVGVPPFSYEVEPGEVRTYGDSMGPLDDLRLGNGTRLNATLSALPTIKGAVEHGYPIVQVEGKPAYYEPLALAVDKGDEAFSAELKKIVEDMKSDGTLKKFSEKWYGNDLTTVQ; encoded by the coding sequence ATGACCTCAGTCACTCGCTTCTTCGCTGCCGCAGCTGTCGCCAGCGCCGTATTCGTCACTACAGGCGCTGCCTGGGCTGGCGCAACGCTCGACCGCATCCATGAAAGCAAGGTCATGAAAGTAGCGACTGCCGCTAACTGGCCACCTCAGTCGTTCCTGGGTGACGACAATGCGCTAAAAGGCTTTGATATTGATGTGGCCACCGAGATCGGCCATCGACTGGGCGCCAAGGTGACGTTCGTCACGCCGGAGTGGGGCATCATCACCGCAGGGCGCTGGTCAGGCCGTTGGGACATATCGGTCGGCTCCATGACCCCCACCACCGAGCGCGCACGCGTCCTCGATTTCCCCGCCATCTATTACTACACCCCTTATGTGTTTGCGGTGCACAAGGATGCCGCCGGGACCAAGGTCGCTGATCTTAACGGCAAGGTGATCGGCGTCGAGGCAGGCACCACTTCCGAGGACTATATCAATCGCCGACTAAAGATCGACGCGGTGGGTGTGCCACCTTTCAGCTATGAGGTCGAGCCAGGCGAAGTGCGGACCTACGGTGACAGCATGGGGCCTCTGGATGACTTGCGTCTGGGCAATGGCACTCGCCTCAACGCCACGCTGTCCGCACTGCCGACGATCAAGGGCGCAGTGGAACATGGCTACCCCATCGTTCAGGTGGAGGGCAAACCCGCGTATTACGAGCCTCTGGCGTTAGCTGTCGACAAGGGTGACGAGGCGTTTTCGGCCGAGCTGAAGAAGATCGTCGAAGACATGAAGTCCGACGGCACGCTGAAGAAATTTTCCGAGAAGTGGTACGGCAACGACCTCACCACCGTGCAATGA
- a CDS encoding Lrp/AsnC family transcriptional regulator produces MDEQRPTSLFRLTEKDKQLLALLQLNAREPTASLARKLGVSRSAVQERINRLEKAGVITGYSVRIDQDKLQQTVNCFTMTSCTNKSYTDVMTALRKMDSVQAVYAVSGESDFIIHVATHTLGELNGELTQINLIKGVAHTSSYIVMETKFNRRLML; encoded by the coding sequence ATGGATGAGCAGCGCCCCACTTCGTTGTTTCGTTTGACCGAGAAAGACAAGCAACTGCTTGCGCTTTTGCAGCTTAACGCCCGCGAGCCAACGGCCTCTCTGGCACGCAAGCTTGGGGTCTCGCGCTCCGCGGTACAGGAGCGGATCAATCGCCTGGAAAAGGCTGGGGTTATCACCGGCTACAGCGTGCGAATCGACCAAGACAAGCTGCAACAAACAGTCAACTGCTTCACCATGACGTCCTGCACCAACAAAAGTTATACCGATGTCATGACCGCACTGCGCAAGATGGATTCGGTCCAGGCAGTCTATGCCGTCTCCGGCGAATCGGATTTCATCATTCACGTCGCCACCCATACGTTGGGCGAACTCAACGGCGAGCTCACGCAGATCAACTTGATCAAGGGCGTGGCCCATACGTCGTCCTACATCGTCATGGAAACGAAATTCAACCGGCGCCTGATGTTGTAG
- a CDS encoding DNA-binding protein gives MPGIRTAAQAKAWLEQQGKSVQEFARENSIDPATTYQVLAGRKKGRRGEAHKVAVLLGMKIGSIPTDKVLGTALGVD, from the coding sequence ATGCCCGGAATACGCACCGCTGCACAAGCCAAGGCCTGGCTTGAACAACAAGGTAAATCTGTTCAGGAGTTCGCTCGGGAAAACAGCATTGACCCGGCCACTACCTATCAAGTACTTGCAGGCCGCAAAAAAGGTCGGCGCGGAGAAGCTCACAAAGTGGCGGTTTTGCTGGGCATGAAAATCGGCAGCATACCCACCGACAAAGTGCTGGGTACCGCGCTGGGGGTCGACTAA
- a CDS encoding GNAT family N-acetyltransferase, translated as MKLRKATAADLSFARELTRVNMREYYAEYARVWQGQSFDDEWEARQSFIINKADKPVGFLSFSMEPHYLYLRDVQLCEPYRGEGIGGWVMGQIASMACELGARSVRLKVFKSNPAMQLYRRQGYEVVGQEKALFWMERILESSAVCRE; from the coding sequence GTGAAGCTTCGCAAGGCCACCGCTGCCGACCTGAGTTTTGCTCGTGAGCTGACGAGGGTGAATATGCGTGAGTATTACGCCGAATACGCTCGGGTTTGGCAGGGGCAGTCGTTTGATGATGAGTGGGAGGCACGCCAGAGCTTCATCATCAACAAGGCAGACAAGCCTGTCGGCTTTCTCAGTTTCAGCATGGAGCCGCACTATTTGTATCTGCGCGATGTGCAGTTGTGCGAACCCTACCGAGGCGAGGGCATAGGGGGGTGGGTGATGGGGCAGATAGCGTCGATGGCGTGCGAGCTAGGGGCCAGGAGCGTCCGGCTGAAAGTGTTTAAAAGTAATCCAGCGATGCAATTGTATCGACGACAGGGCTACGAGGTTGTCGGGCAAGAGAAGGCTTTGTTCTGGATGGAGCGTATATTGGAGAGCTCAGCCGTTTGTCGAGAGTAA
- a CDS encoding helix-turn-helix domain-containing protein — protein sequence MSGIGSRLRKERERLGLSQRAFGEIGGVEANAQGKYESGDRAPKADYLAAVAARGVDVLFVLTGTYTPTPVDNLSQTEEKILGSFRTLHKEDQDAIRRLTTTMAELSTSYATNNKSTSEEG from the coding sequence ATGAGTGGAATAGGTTCCAGGCTACGAAAAGAAAGAGAGCGCCTTGGGCTGTCTCAACGAGCTTTTGGTGAAATAGGTGGTGTAGAAGCAAATGCTCAGGGAAAGTATGAAAGTGGCGACCGCGCCCCAAAGGCTGATTATCTGGCGGCTGTTGCTGCCAGAGGTGTGGACGTTTTGTTCGTACTCACCGGCACCTATACCCCGACGCCTGTCGACAACCTGAGCCAGACGGAAGAAAAAATACTGGGAAGTTTTAGAACCTTGCATAAAGAAGACCAGGACGCCATCAGGCGACTGACCACGACCATGGCTGAGCTGTCGACGTCATACGCAACCAACAATAAGTCAACGTCAGAGGAGGGATAG
- a CDS encoding triacylglycerol lipase, whose protein sequence is MNTHAATKFPILLVHGLFGFERIGNITIFHGIKEALENAGARVYVPSLSGAHSNEVRGEQLLVQIAHILEQTGSQKVNLIAHSQGPLAARYAAATHPEHIASVTSVSGANHGSELADQLRKAFTPGALPEKVADTLIAGFAHFLALLSGNPQLPQDTLQALDALTTEGVASFNRKYPQGLPAAWGGEGAEQVDGVFYYSWSGIIKGTLFEEGHNIVDPLHLACRSYAQLFQNEKEQNDGFVGRYSSHLGKVIRSDYAMDHLDTVNQTAGAVRKGADPIKLYVEHAALLKSKGL, encoded by the coding sequence ATGAACACTCACGCGGCAACAAAATTCCCCATATTGCTGGTCCACGGCCTGTTCGGCTTCGAACGGATCGGCAACATCACCATTTTTCATGGTATCAAGGAAGCGCTGGAAAATGCCGGCGCCCGGGTGTACGTACCCTCCCTGTCCGGTGCCCACAGCAACGAAGTCCGTGGTGAGCAACTGCTCGTACAGATCGCCCACATCCTGGAACAAACCGGCTCACAGAAAGTCAATCTGATCGCCCACAGCCAAGGCCCGCTGGCGGCGCGTTATGCCGCCGCGACCCATCCAGAACACATCGCATCCGTAACATCTGTCAGCGGCGCCAATCATGGCTCGGAGCTGGCGGACCAGCTGCGTAAGGCATTTACGCCCGGGGCACTACCGGAAAAAGTTGCTGATACCCTGATCGCTGGGTTTGCGCACTTTTTGGCCTTGCTCAGCGGCAATCCCCAACTGCCGCAAGACACCCTGCAAGCGCTTGATGCACTAACAACGGAAGGCGTTGCATCGTTCAACCGAAAATACCCGCAAGGCCTGCCCGCAGCCTGGGGCGGTGAAGGCGCGGAGCAGGTGGACGGTGTGTTTTATTACTCCTGGAGCGGCATCATCAAAGGAACGCTATTCGAAGAAGGGCATAACATAGTGGACCCGCTGCACTTGGCGTGTCGCAGCTATGCACAACTATTCCAGAACGAGAAAGAGCAAAATGACGGCTTTGTTGGCCGTTACAGCTCGCACCTGGGCAAGGTAATCCGCTCGGACTATGCGATGGATCACCTGGACACGGTGAATCAAACTGCAGGCGCGGTGCGAAAAGGTGCCGACCCGATCAAACTCTATGTGGAACACGCCGCGCTGCTTAAAAGCAAAGGTTTATAA
- a CDS encoding amino acid ABC transporter permease has product MYKDNIIRSRATDNIAFMGVVAVAIFAITLFAGAGEGGLAKLMGPVVADLKSPLLRDLAVAFTLTVTLVANLFILGRFPLRAQIITVWVELLLLFLLFFDSFNLSYSFILSKVGFMITQGVFTTVYVSAISISIAFVLALLGATAKLSSNGFAIAIANFYTSFFRGVPLLIQIYLIYLGIPQLGYVVGAVPAGVLALSLCYGAYMTEIFRAGIRSIPRGQWEASRAIGLTPFQVMTRVIMPQSMRLIIPPTGNQFISMLKDSSLVSVIGVWELMFLARTQGRAEFRHLEMLITAAVLYWLLSIVLETVQSRLEKRFDRAHR; this is encoded by the coding sequence ATGTACAAAGACAACATCATTAGAAGTCGGGCGACCGACAACATCGCGTTCATGGGGGTGGTCGCTGTTGCTATATTTGCCATCACGCTCTTTGCTGGCGCTGGTGAGGGGGGCTTAGCAAAGCTGATGGGGCCCGTCGTTGCCGACCTCAAGTCACCCCTGCTACGTGATCTCGCGGTGGCGTTCACCTTGACCGTCACGCTGGTCGCCAACCTGTTCATCCTGGGACGATTCCCTTTGCGGGCGCAGATCATCACCGTATGGGTCGAGCTGCTTCTATTGTTCCTGCTATTTTTCGACAGCTTCAATTTGTCTTACAGCTTCATCCTCAGCAAAGTCGGATTCATGATCACCCAAGGGGTGTTCACCACTGTCTACGTGTCCGCTATTTCTATCAGCATCGCCTTCGTCCTGGCGCTGCTGGGAGCGACGGCAAAGTTATCGTCCAACGGCTTTGCTATTGCGATTGCCAACTTTTACACCTCATTCTTTCGCGGTGTGCCGCTGCTGATCCAGATCTATCTCATCTACCTGGGCATTCCCCAACTTGGCTATGTAGTAGGTGCGGTTCCGGCCGGAGTCCTGGCGCTGTCGCTCTGCTACGGCGCCTACATGACAGAGATCTTCCGTGCGGGCATCCGCAGCATCCCGCGCGGCCAGTGGGAGGCCTCCAGAGCTATTGGCTTGACCCCTTTCCAGGTCATGACCCGAGTGATCATGCCGCAGTCCATGCGGCTGATCATTCCGCCTACAGGCAACCAGTTCATTTCAATGCTCAAGGACAGCTCGTTGGTGTCAGTCATTGGAGTCTGGGAGTTGATGTTCCTGGCGCGTACACAAGGGCGTGCCGAGTTCCGGCATCTGGAGATGCTGATCACCGCCGCCGTGCTCTATTGGCTGCTGTCGATCGTTCTGGAGACCGTCCAGTCTCGCCTCGAGAAGCGCTTTGACCGCGCTCACCGCTGA
- the uvrC gene encoding excinuclease ABC subunit UvrC translates to MTQPFDPSAFLSTCSGRPGVYRMFDAEARLLYVGKAKNLKKRLASYFRKTGHAPKTGALVARIAQIETTITANETEALLLEQTLIKEWRPPYNILLRDDKSYPYVYLSDSDYPRLSIHRGAKKPKGRYFGPYPSAGAIRESLSLLQKTFLVRQCEDSYFKNRTRPCLQYQIKRCKGPCVGLVEPEVYAQDVRHSIMFLEGRSNALTDELNAAMEKAAMTLDFERAAELRDQISLLRRVQDQQSMDGGTGDVDVVAAFVNPGGACVHLISVRGGRVLGSKSFFPQVGIEEEVGEVMAAFLAQYFLGGHDRELPSEVIVNVVHEDFPTLIDAIEALRGHEMTISHRVRGTRARWQQLAVTNAEQALSARLANRQHVTARFDALAKVLNLEESPQRLECYDISHSSGEATVASCVVFGPEGPIKSDYRRYNIEGVTAGDDYAAMHQALTRRFSKLKEGEGKLPDILLVDGGKGQLSMARDVLNELAVPDLILLGVAKGATRKAGFETLYLNDAAHEFTLPGDSPALHLIQQIRDEAHRFAITGHRARRGKTRRTSTLEGVAGVGPTRRRDLLKHFGGLQELSRASVEEIAKAPGISKKLAESIYANLHSE, encoded by the coding sequence ATGACCCAACCGTTCGATCCAAGCGCATTTCTTTCAACCTGCAGTGGCCGTCCCGGCGTGTATCGCATGTTCGATGCCGAGGCGCGTCTGCTGTATGTCGGCAAAGCCAAAAATCTCAAAAAGCGGCTTGCCAGCTATTTCCGCAAGACAGGGCACGCGCCCAAAACCGGTGCGCTGGTCGCCCGAATCGCACAGATTGAAACCACCATCACTGCCAATGAGACCGAAGCCCTGCTGTTGGAGCAGACACTCATTAAAGAGTGGCGGCCGCCTTACAACATCCTGCTGCGCGACGATAAGTCTTATCCTTACGTCTATCTATCGGACAGTGATTACCCTCGGCTGAGTATCCATCGCGGCGCGAAGAAGCCCAAAGGTCGATACTTCGGTCCGTATCCAAGCGCCGGTGCCATTCGGGAAAGTCTGAGTCTGCTGCAAAAAACTTTTTTGGTTCGCCAATGCGAAGACAGCTATTTCAAGAATCGCACCCGTCCGTGTTTGCAGTACCAGATCAAGCGTTGCAAGGGGCCCTGTGTCGGCCTGGTCGAGCCTGAGGTATATGCCCAGGACGTGCGGCACTCGATCATGTTCCTTGAGGGACGCAGCAACGCGCTGACTGACGAGCTTAATGCCGCCATGGAAAAAGCCGCCATGACCCTGGATTTTGAACGTGCCGCCGAACTGCGTGATCAGATATCACTTTTGCGCCGTGTCCAGGATCAACAAAGTATGGACGGAGGAACCGGCGATGTGGATGTGGTCGCTGCGTTCGTCAACCCGGGTGGCGCCTGTGTTCACTTGATCAGCGTGCGCGGCGGACGCGTGTTGGGCAGCAAGAGCTTTTTTCCTCAGGTCGGTATCGAGGAGGAGGTGGGTGAAGTCATGGCGGCATTCCTCGCTCAGTATTTCCTGGGGGGGCATGACCGAGAGCTGCCGAGCGAAGTTATTGTCAATGTGGTCCATGAAGACTTCCCGACCTTGATCGACGCGATTGAAGCGTTGCGAGGGCATGAAATGACCATCAGTCATCGGGTCCGGGGTACGCGGGCGCGCTGGCAGCAATTGGCGGTGACCAATGCCGAGCAGGCATTGTCGGCACGCCTGGCCAACCGTCAGCATGTGACGGCTCGTTTTGATGCGCTGGCCAAGGTATTGAATCTCGAGGAATCGCCACAACGCCTTGAGTGTTACGACATCAGTCACTCCAGCGGTGAGGCGACGGTCGCCTCCTGTGTGGTCTTCGGTCCAGAAGGGCCAATAAAGTCGGATTACCGGCGTTACAACATCGAAGGTGTGACGGCTGGCGACGATTATGCAGCCATGCACCAGGCCCTGACTCGTCGCTTCAGCAAGCTCAAAGAGGGGGAGGGCAAGTTGCCCGATATCCTGTTGGTGGATGGCGGCAAGGGGCAGTTATCCATGGCCCGCGATGTACTGAACGAACTGGCGGTGCCAGACTTGATTCTGTTGGGCGTTGCCAAAGGTGCCACACGCAAGGCCGGATTCGAGACGCTTTACCTCAACGATGCTGCGCATGAGTTCACCTTGCCTGGCGATTCTCCGGCATTGCACCTGATCCAGCAGATCCGCGACGAAGCTCACCGCTTCGCCATCACCGGACATCGCGCGCGACGCGGGAAGACACGGCGCACCTCGACTCTTGAAGGCGTGGCTGGTGTCGGCCCGACACGGCGCCGTGATCTGCTCAAACACTTCGGTGGATTGCAAGAATTGTCCCGCGCCAGTGTCGAAGAAATTGCTAAAGCGCCCGGAATCAGTAAAAAGCTCGCAGAGTCGATTTATGCAAACCTGCACAGCGAGTAG
- the uvrY gene encoding UvrY/SirA/GacA family response regulator transcription factor, which yields MIRVLVVDDHDLVRTGITRMLADIEGLQVVGEADSGEESLKQARELKPDVVLMDVKMPGIGGLEATRKLLRSHPDIKVVAVTVCEDDPFPTRLLQAGAAGYMTKGAGLAEMVQAIRLVFAGQRYISPQIAQQLALKSFQPQSSNSPFDLLSEREIQIALMIVGCQKVQAISDKLCLSPKTVNTYRYRIFEKLSISSDVELALLAVRHGMVDASL from the coding sequence TTGATTAGGGTGCTAGTAGTCGATGACCATGATCTCGTTCGAACAGGCATTACACGGATGTTGGCCGATATCGAGGGCTTACAGGTAGTCGGGGAGGCCGATTCAGGTGAAGAGTCCCTGAAGCAAGCGCGCGAGTTAAAGCCCGATGTGGTGTTGATGGACGTCAAGATGCCTGGCATAGGCGGTCTGGAAGCAACCCGGAAGTTACTGCGTAGTCATCCCGACATTAAAGTTGTGGCTGTGACTGTGTGTGAAGATGACCCGTTCCCGACCCGGCTGTTGCAAGCGGGCGCTGCGGGTTACATGACCAAGGGTGCAGGCCTTGCTGAAATGGTTCAGGCCATCCGGCTTGTGTTTGCCGGGCAGCGCTACATCAGCCCGCAGATCGCTCAGCAACTCGCACTCAAGTCTTTTCAGCCGCAAAGTAGTAATTCGCCGTTCGATCTGTTGTCGGAGCGCGAAATTCAGATTGCCCTGATGATCGTTGGTTGTCAGAAAGTCCAGGCCATCTCCGATAAACTGTGTCTGTCACCCAAAACCGTGAACACCTACCGTTACCGTATCTTTGAAAAGCTCTCGATCAGCAGCGATGTCGAGCTGGCCTTGTTGGCAGTCCGTCACGGCATGGTCGATGCCAGTCTCTGA
- a CDS encoding FAD-binding oxidoreductase, translating into MSHYSNSYYTATMRYASPRPTLIGNVQADVCVIGGGLAGLSTALELVSRGRSVVLLEAARVAWGASGRNGGFVLQGWSEGLSSIERRCGTETASALFKLSLEGVDIVRETIDQHQLEGCAPTSGKLSVLRYDDGDNLQRLRDRMAKEFNFEMEYLDTHAIRARLNTERYFHGLRDSHGFHFHPLNYCLGVAELIEAKGGILYENSPMIRVESQGDRHHVVTQQGVIDCGNVVHCCGGYGGPEFGRLRRAFLPIATYVVLTEHLGDRLRDTIRTTDAVGDNRRASDYYRVVDGDRLLWGGHITTRNVQDEKRLAHMLTDDILNVFPQLRGLQIEKAWSGLMGYARHKMPHIGTLGPGLWACTSFGGHGMNTAPIGARVVAEAICGESDRYRLFDAYGLEWNGGPFGPAAAQTVYAGLKLMDMFQEARSTRRAARH; encoded by the coding sequence ATGTCCCATTACAGTAACAGTTATTACACCGCTACGATGCGGTACGCATCGCCGCGCCCGACACTCATTGGCAATGTTCAGGCCGATGTCTGTGTGATCGGTGGCGGTCTGGCAGGTTTGAGCACGGCGTTGGAGCTGGTTTCCCGGGGACGCTCGGTAGTATTGCTGGAGGCCGCGCGGGTTGCATGGGGGGCTTCCGGACGCAACGGTGGCTTCGTACTGCAGGGCTGGTCCGAAGGGCTGTCATCAATTGAGCGCCGGTGTGGCACCGAGACGGCAAGCGCGCTGTTCAAGCTTTCTCTAGAGGGCGTGGACATCGTTCGCGAGACGATCGATCAGCATCAGTTGGAGGGCTGCGCGCCCACCAGCGGCAAGTTGAGCGTGTTGCGCTACGACGATGGCGATAATCTCCAACGCCTACGTGATCGGATGGCCAAGGAGTTCAATTTCGAAATGGAGTACCTGGATACCCACGCGATCCGGGCACGGTTGAACACTGAGCGCTATTTTCACGGGTTGCGCGATAGCCATGGGTTTCACTTCCATCCACTGAACTATTGCCTGGGCGTGGCCGAGTTGATTGAGGCCAAGGGTGGCATTCTCTATGAAAACTCGCCCATGATTCGGGTAGAAAGCCAAGGCGACCGCCATCACGTGGTGACGCAGCAAGGGGTGATTGACTGTGGCAACGTGGTGCACTGCTGTGGCGGCTATGGCGGCCCTGAGTTCGGCCGATTGCGGCGCGCTTTTTTGCCGATCGCGACGTATGTGGTGCTCACCGAACACTTGGGCGACCGTCTGCGGGATACGATACGCACCACCGATGCCGTTGGTGACAATCGCCGCGCCTCGGACTACTACCGGGTGGTCGACGGTGATCGCCTGCTCTGGGGTGGGCACATCACCACTCGAAATGTACAGGATGAAAAGCGTTTGGCGCACATGCTGACCGACGATATTCTCAATGTCTTCCCACAATTGCGCGGCCTGCAAATCGAAAAAGCCTGGTCCGGCCTGATGGGCTACGCTCGCCACAAAATGCCGCACATCGGTACGCTGGGTCCGGGCCTTTGGGCTTGTACATCATTTGGTGGCCATGGTATGAACACCGCGCCTATCGGTGCACGGGTTGTTGCCGAGGCGATTTGTGGCGAGTCTGATCGTTACCGTCTATTCGATGCCTATGGCCTGGAATGGAATGGTGGGCCTTTCGGGCCTGCAGCAGCGCAGACGGTCTATGCCGGATTAAAGCTGATGGATATGTTCCAGGAAGCGCGCTCGACACGCCGGGCAGCTAGACACTGA
- the pgsA gene encoding CDP-diacylglycerol--glycerol-3-phosphate 3-phosphatidyltransferase, whose protein sequence is MNIPNLITVLRVLLIPIFILLFYLPYSWSYMAASTVFAIAAATDWLDGYLARRLEQSTPFGAFLDPVADKLMVAVALVLLVQAHANLWLTLPAAVIIGREIVISALREWMAEIGARAHVAVSSLGKWKTAAQMLALVILLANPPAFTFWVVVGYALLLIAAGLTLWSMLQYLRAAWPHLKTSAEKK, encoded by the coding sequence ATGAATATCCCTAATCTGATCACCGTATTACGTGTCCTGCTGATTCCGATCTTCATTCTGCTGTTTTATCTGCCTTATTCATGGAGCTACATGGCAGCCAGTACGGTCTTCGCGATCGCGGCGGCTACGGATTGGCTAGATGGCTATCTGGCGCGTCGCCTTGAGCAAAGCACGCCCTTTGGTGCCTTTCTCGATCCGGTGGCCGACAAGCTGATGGTGGCCGTGGCGTTGGTGTTGCTGGTTCAAGCGCACGCCAACCTGTGGCTGACATTGCCAGCAGCGGTCATCATTGGCCGCGAGATCGTGATTTCCGCATTGCGTGAGTGGATGGCCGAGATAGGTGCTCGGGCACATGTCGCCGTTTCCAGCCTGGGTAAATGGAAGACTGCCGCACAGATGCTTGCATTGGTCATCCTGTTGGCCAACCCGCCGGCTTTCACTTTTTGGGTGGTCGTCGGTTACGCGTTACTACTGATAGCTGCCGGGCTGACGTTGTGGTCGATGTTGCAATACTTGCGTGCGGCCTGGCCGCACCTCAAAACCTCGGCAGAAAAAAAATAA
- a CDS encoding amino acid ABC transporter ATP-binding protein, with translation MNRALDPLSPTLQPAVSVRKLQKWYGDFHVLKDIDLDIASGEILVICGPSGSGKSTLIRCLNLLEDFQKGEVLISGTALTRSAESVAAVRRHVGMVFQQFNLFPHLTVLENLMLGPRLVSKLSEAEARQLAHEYLTRVRIDNQADKYPGQLSGGQQQRVAIARALCMRPRIMLFDEPTSALDPEMVKEVLDVMGELAQDGITMLCVTHEMGFARRVADRIIFMDQGRIIEQGEPQAFFDNPQHERAKEFLSQILSH, from the coding sequence ATGAATCGCGCCCTCGATCCCCTCAGCCCTACCCTTCAGCCGGCAGTGTCAGTTCGCAAACTGCAAAAATGGTATGGCGATTTTCACGTTCTCAAAGACATCGACCTGGACATTGCTTCCGGGGAAATCCTCGTGATTTGCGGGCCTTCCGGGTCCGGAAAATCGACGCTGATCCGCTGCCTCAATCTGCTGGAGGACTTTCAGAAAGGCGAAGTACTCATCAGCGGGACAGCACTGACCCGCAGCGCGGAGAGTGTGGCGGCGGTTCGGCGGCACGTCGGCATGGTCTTCCAGCAATTCAATTTATTCCCGCATTTGACCGTGCTGGAAAACCTGATGCTGGGGCCGCGCCTGGTGAGCAAGCTCAGCGAAGCGGAGGCCCGCCAACTAGCGCACGAATACCTCACGCGTGTGCGGATTGATAACCAGGCCGACAAGTACCCCGGCCAGCTCTCGGGCGGGCAGCAGCAACGGGTCGCCATCGCCCGCGCCCTCTGTATGCGACCACGGATCATGCTGTTCGACGAGCCGACTTCGGCGCTTGACCCTGAGATGGTCAAGGAGGTGCTCGACGTGATGGGCGAACTGGCACAGGACGGCATCACCATGCTGTGTGTGACCCACGAGATGGGCTTCGCTCGGCGGGTGGCTGACCGGATCATCTTCATGGACCAAGGGCGAATCATTGAGCAGGGCGAACCACAGGCTTTCTTCGATAACCCGCAACACGAACGGGCCAAAGAATTCCTTTCGCAAATCCTCAGCCATTGA
- a CDS encoding 3-deoxy-7-phosphoheptulonate synthase, giving the protein MNSSVAVNPLSDLLPQSVTLIDSVPAPQRLPSTLQLKHQLPLDLALSHQVATHRQAARAILDGEDSRLLVIVGPCSIHDPHSALEYAERLAKLSAEVSDQLMLVMRAYVEKPRTTVGWKGLAYDPQLDGSDDMAGGLALSRELMRDMLRMGLPIATEILQPMAAGYFDDMLSWVAIGARTTESQIHREMASGLAMPVGFKNGTDGGVAIATDAMRSAAHAHRHFGIDRHGHPAVIDTQGNPDTHMVLRGGHRGTNYDSQSIASVRTSLEKVGIPTRIMVDCSHANSGKDPLRQPEVFNDVLEQRLHGDRSLIGMMLESHLFEGCQPLSKALRYGVSVTDGCLGWESTEQLLRGAATALRRQAAGTR; this is encoded by the coding sequence ATGAACTCATCCGTCGCCGTAAACCCCCTCTCTGACCTGCTGCCCCAAAGCGTGACCCTGATCGACAGCGTCCCTGCCCCGCAGCGTCTACCCAGCACCCTGCAACTCAAACACCAGTTGCCCCTCGACCTTGCCCTTAGCCATCAGGTTGCAACCCATCGCCAAGCGGCCCGTGCGATTCTCGACGGTGAAGACTCCCGGCTGCTAGTAATCGTCGGCCCGTGCTCGATCCACGATCCACACTCTGCCCTCGAATATGCCGAACGGCTGGCGAAGCTGTCCGCTGAGGTCAGTGATCAACTGATGCTGGTAATGCGTGCCTACGTCGAAAAACCACGCACCACGGTCGGCTGGAAAGGATTGGCCTACGATCCGCAGCTTGATGGCAGTGACGACATGGCCGGCGGCCTGGCACTGTCCCGAGAACTGATGCGCGACATGCTGCGTATGGGCCTGCCCATCGCCACCGAAATTCTGCAGCCCATGGCGGCCGGCTACTTCGACGATATGCTCAGTTGGGTGGCCATCGGCGCAAGGACCACCGAATCGCAGATCCATCGGGAAATGGCCAGTGGTTTGGCGATGCCTGTCGGCTTCAAGAACGGCACTGATGGCGGGGTCGCGATTGCCACGGACGCCATGCGCTCAGCGGCGCATGCACATCGGCATTTCGGCATTGATCGACACGGTCATCCAGCGGTCATTGACACTCAGGGCAACCCGGACACGCACATGGTCTTGCGCGGCGGTCATCGCGGGACTAACTACGACAGTCAAAGCATTGCGAGCGTACGCACCAGTCTGGAAAAGGTCGGCATCCCGACGCGAATCATGGTCGATTGCAGCCACGCCAACAGTGGCAAAGACCCGCTGCGTCAGCCTGAAGTATTCAACGATGTGCTTGAGCAGCGGTTGCATGGCGATCGGTCGTTGATCGGCATGATGCTGGAAAGCCATCTGTTTGAAGGGTGCCAACCATTGAGCAAAGCCTTGCGTTACGGTGTTTCGGTCACCGACGGGTGCCTGGGTTGGGAGAGTACCGAGCAGCTATTGCGCGGGGCGGCGACCGCGTTGCGGCGTCAAGCAGCGGGCACACGCTGA